In the Phaseolus vulgaris cultivar G19833 chromosome 7, P. vulgaris v2.0, whole genome shotgun sequence genome, one interval contains:
- the LOC137828652 gene encoding alanine--tRNA ligase, chloroplastic/mitochondrial-like isoform X1: protein MGIPMEGLAFLPFAHSQLLLPLPKLAAISSPNNINNTNGFVFLRPHRRRCFRFRTSLFSKAQVLPLPQHQQQRQQVTVNRNCVSGDSIRQRFLHFYASRGHNLLPSASLVPDDPTVLLTIAGMLQFKPIFLGKVPRQVPCAATAQRCIRTNDIDKVGLTSRHHSFFEMLGNFSFGDYFKKQAILWAWELSTSEFGLPPDRLWVSVYEDDDEAFQLWSDEIGVPVERIKRLGEEDNFWTSGVTGPCGPCSEIYYDFHPERGYVDAQDLNDDTRFIEFYNLVFMQYNKKDDGSLEPLKQKNIDTGLGLERMARILQQVPNNYETDLIFPIIEEASKLANVSYGIADDQTKRNLKIIGDHMRAIVFLISDGIVPSNVGRGYVVRRLIRRVARTGRLLGIKGDSRGDLEGAFLPIIAEKVVELSTHSEADVKNKAPRIFEELKREELRFVQTLERGEKLLEEKLSDALSSAERNGTVPCMAGEDVFLLYDTYGYPMEITKEVAEEHGVSIDMDGFDIEMEKQRRQSQAAHNTVKLTIENGENIAENVPDTEFIGYDRLHCKAMIESLMVNGNPAVQVSEGSNVEVLLNKTPFYAESGGQIGDHGFLYISEGDDQPKAVVEIIDVQKSLGNIFVHKGTVQKGVVEVGKEVEAAVDMKLRQRAKVHHTATHLLQTALKKVIGQETSQAGSLVAFDCLRFDFNFHRPLHDSELAEIEVLINGWIEDATLLQTKVMPLADAKSAGAIAMFGEKYGEEVRVVEIPGVSMELCGGTHVNNTSEICGFKIISEQGIASGIRRIEAVAGEAFIENINARDFYLKQLCSTLKQANFKSTLSTESLLTNEEAVIDAAASEALALAKAAVKVAKDAALLVKKKPQAEAEYRSHVSSKSDDLFLKWFQHMDVEDGVAGESMGAGAEMMEGVDLSPSEEESDVEPSHEELESLQEQLSNCIAVRSRRQPERKAKRVRAAEKASTNVASFKPGSSSRKKRVSMQEVDYSDPLRYLRTTTTTSRLLTSTEEIKLSEGIQDLLKLERIQEDLVERCGGQPTFAQWAAVAGVDQKTLRKRLSHGRFCKDKMIKSNIRLVISIAKNYQGSGMNLQDLVQEGCRGLVKGAEKFDGTKGFKFSTYAHWWIKQAVRKSLSDQSRTIRLPFHMVEATYRVKEARKQLYSENGRQPDDEEVAEAAGLSMKRLTAVLLTPKAPRSLEQKIGINQNLKPSEIISDPDAETTEEQLLKQFMKKDLQEALDSLTLRERQVVRWRFGMDDGRTKTLQQIGEMMGVSRERIRQIESSAFKKLKNKKRTKHFQQYLVP, encoded by the exons ATGGGCATTCCCATGGAAGGGTTGGCGTTTCTTCCATTTGCACACTCACAACTCCTCCTCCCGCTTCCAAAGCTTGCCGCCATTTCCAGtcctaacaatattaataataccaATG GATTTGTGTTCCTCAGACCGCACCGTCGACGCTGCTTTCGTTTTCGCACTTCATTGTTTTCCAAGGCACAGGTCCTTCCTCTTCCCCAACACCAACAGCAACGGCAACAAGTCACAGTGAATCGCAATTGTGTGAGTGGGGATTCCATACGTCAGagatttcttcatttttatgCTTCCCGCGGTCACAACCTCCTTCCCAGTGCTTCTCTCGTCCCCGATGATCCCACTGTTCTACTCACCATCGCAGGGATGCTCCAATTCAAGCCCATCTTCCTCGGCAAG GTTCCAAGACAAGTACCTTGTGCTGCTACTGCACAGAGATGCATCCGTACTAATGATATCGACAAAGTTGGCCTAACTTCCAGACATCATTCCTTCTTTGAAATGCTTGGAAACTTCAGCTTTGGTGATTACTTCAAAAAACAAGCTATTCTATGGGCGTGGGAGCTTTCCACCTCAGA GTTTGGTTTGCCACCGGACCGATTGTGGGTTAGTGTttatgaagatgatgatgaagctTTTCAGCTATGGTCTGATGAG ATTGGTGTCCCAGTTGAACGTATAAAAAGGTTGGGAGAAGAAGACAACTTCTGGACCAGTGGAGTGACAGGTCCCTGTGGCCCTTGCTCagaaatttattatgattttcaTCCCGAGAGGGGATATGTAGATGCT CAGGATCTCAATGATGATACAAGGTTTATAGAGTTCTACAACTTAGTCTTCATGCAATACAACAAAAAGGATGATGGTTCTCTTGAACCTCTAAAACAGAAGAACATAGACACTGGCCTTGGACTGGAGCGTATGGCTCGTATTCTACAACAG GTTCCAAACAATTATGAAACTGACTTGATTTTCCCCATCATAGAGGAGGCCTCTAAGTTAGCAAATGTTTCTTATGGTATTGCTGATGATCAGACAAAGAGGAATCTCAAA ATTATAGGAGATCACATGCGTGCAATTGTATTTCTCATCTCTGATGGAATTGTCCCATCAAATGTTGGGAGAGGTTATGTGGTTCGACGGCTTATTAGAAGGGTTGCTCGTACAGGCAGGTTGCTTGGTATAAAGGGTGATAGTAGGGGAGACCTTGAAGGAGCGTTTTTACCAATTATTGCTGAGAAGGTTGTGGAATTAAGTACCCACAGTGAGGCTGATGTGAAGAACAAAGCGCCTCGTATCTTTGAGGAGCTGAAGAGAGAAGAGCTTCGGTTTGTGCAGACACTGGAGAGAGGAGAAAAGTTGCTTGAGGAGAAACTTTCTGATGCCTTATCAAGTGCAGAGAGAAATGGAACTGTTCCTTGCATGGCTGGCGAAGATGTGTTTCTATTGTATGATACTTATGGATATCCAAtggaaataacaaaagaagtGGCTGAAGAACATGGTGTGAGTATCGATATGGATGGTTTTGATATTGAGATGGAGAAGCAAAGGCGTCAATCTCAAGCTGCACATAATACTGTCAAGCTTACCATTGAAAATGGGGAAAATATTGCAGAGAATGTACCTGACACTGAATTTATTGGATATGACAGACTTCATTGTAAAGCAATGATAGAAAGCCTCATGGTGAATGGAAATCCAGCTGTCCAGGTCAGTGAAGGGAGTAATGTGGAAGTTTTACTGAATAAGACTCCATTTTATGCTGAATCAGGGGGTCAAATTGGCGATCATGGTTTTCTATATATTTCAGAGGGTGATGATCAACCAAAAGCTGTTGTGGAGATAATAGATGTTCAGAAATCATTAGGCAACATATTTGTGCATAAGGGTACAGTCCAAAAGGGTGTTGTAGAGGTTGGCAAAGAAGTGGAAGCAGCAGTTGATATGAAGCTGAGACAGCGAGCTAAG GTCCATCATACTGCTACTCATTTACTACAAACTGCCcttaaaaaagttattggtcAGGAGACCTCACAAGCTGGTTCACTGGTGGCATTTGATTGTCTCAGGTTTGATTTCAACTTCCACCGACCACTTCATGATTCTGAACTTGCTGAAATTGAAGTGCTAATTAATGGATGGATTGAAGATGCAACACTACTTCAAACCAAAGTGATGCCTCTCGCTGATGCAAAAAGTGCTGGGGCTATTGCAATGTTTGGAGAAAAATATGGAGAAGAG GTACGTGTCGTAGAGATTCCTGGTGTATCAATGGAACTATGTGGTGGGACTCACGTCAATAATACTTCTGAAATTTGcggttttaaaataatatcagaACAGGGTATTGCATCTGGAATCAGGCGTATTGAAGCTGTAGCTGGTGAAGCCTTCATTGAAAATATCAATGCCCGAGACTTTTATCTAAAGCAGCTATGTTCCACTCTCAAA CAGGCAAACTTTAAATCAACCTTATCTACGGAATCGCTTCTTACTAATGAGGAGGCTGTAATAGATGCTGCTGCATCTGAAGCCCTTGCTCTTGCTAAAGCAGCTGTGAAGGTTGCAAAGGATGCAGCTTTACTAGTAAAAAAGAAGCCCCAAGCAGAAGCAGAGTATAGATCCCATGTTTCTTCAAAATCTGATGATTTATTTCTCAAATGGTTTCAACATATGGATGTGGAAGATGGTGTAGCAGGGGAATCCATGGGTGCTGGAGCAGAAATGATGGAAGGTGTTGACCTAAGCCCCAGTGAAGAGGAATCTGATGTAGAACCTTCCCATGAGGAACTTGAGAGCCTGCAGGAACAACTTTCCAACTGTATAGCTGTAAGATCTAGGCGCCAACCAGAAAGAAAAGCTAAAAGAGTCAGAGCAGCAGAGAAGGCTTCCACAAATGTTGCATCTTTTAAGCCTGGCTCCTCCAGCAGAAAAAAGCGTGTTTCCATGCAAGAAGTAGATTATTCAGATCCACTTCGTTACTTAAGAACAACAACCACTACTTCTAGGCTTCTCACCTCAACTGAAGAAATCAAGTTGTCAGAAGGAATACAG GACCTTCTAAAGCTTGAAAGAATCCAGGAGGATCTTGTAGAAAGATGTGGTGGTCAGCCCACATTTGCTCAATGGGCTGCGGTGGCAGGGGTAGATCAGAAGACACTTAGGAAACGTTTAAGTCATGGTAGATTTTGCAAAGACAAAATGATTAAAAGCAATATAAGACTTGTCATATCAATTGCAAAGAATTATCAGGGATCTGGGATGAATCTGCAAGATCTTGTCCAG GAAGGATGTCGAGGCCTTGTAAAAGGTGCTGAAAAGTTTGATGGTACCAAGGGTTTCAAATTCTCCACCTATGCTCATTGGTGGATTAAACAGGCTGTTCGGAAATCACTTTCTGATCAGTCAAGAACTATTCGCTTGCCA TTCCACATGGTGGAGGCGACTTACAGAGTGAAGGAGGCAAGAAAACAATTGTACAGTGAAAATGGAAGACAGCCTGATGATGAAGAAGTTGCTGAAGCAGCTGGGTTGTCTATGAAGAGGCTTACTGCTGTACTTTTGACTCCAAAAGCTCCCAGATCTCTGGAACAGAAGATTGGAATCAACCAAAATCTTAAACCTTCA GAAATAATTTCTGATCCTGACGCTGAAACAACTGAAGAACAGCTCCTTAAGCAATTCATGAAGAAGGACCTGCAAGAGGCACTGGACAGTCTTACTTTAAGGGAGAGACAGGTGGTAAGATGGAGATTTGGCATGGATGATGGAAGGACGAAGACCCTACAACAGATAGGGGAGATGATGGGTGTGAGTAGGGAGAGAATTAGGCAAATTGAGTCGAGTGCTTTTAAGAAGCTTAAGAACAAGAAGAGAACCAAACATTTCCAGCAGTATTTGGTTCCATAA
- the LOC137828652 gene encoding alanine--tRNA ligase, chloroplastic/mitochondrial-like isoform X2, with protein sequence MGIPMEGLAFLPFAHSQLLLPLPKLAAISSPNNINNTNGFVFLRPHRRRCFRFRTSLFSKAQVLPLPQHQQQRQQVTVNRNCVSGDSIRQRFLHFYASRGHNLLPSASLVPDDPTVLLTIAGMLQFKPIFLGKVPRQVPCAATAQRCIRTNDIDKVGLTSRHHSFFEMLGNFSFGDYFKKQAILWAWELSTSEFGLPPDRLWVSVYEDDDEAFQLWSDEIGVPVERIKRLGEEDNFWTSGVTGPCGPCSEIYYDFHPERGYVDAQDLNDDTRFIEFYNLVFMQYNKKDDGSLEPLKQKNIDTGLGLERMARILQQVPNNYETDLIFPIIEEASKLANVSYGIADDQTKRNLKIIGDHMRAIVFLISDGIVPSNVGRGYVVRRLIRRVARTGRLLGIKGDSRGDLEGAFLPIIAEKVVELSTHSEADVKNKAPRIFEELKREELRFVQTLERGEKLLEEKLSDALSSAERNGTVPCMAGEDVFLLYDTYGYPMEITKEVAEEHGVSIDMDGFDIEMEKQRRQSQAAHNTVKLTIENGENIAENVPDTEFIGYDRLHCKAMIESLMVNGNPAVQVSEGSNVEVLLNKTPFYAESGGQIGDHGFLYISEGDDQPKAVVEIIDVQKSLGNIFVHKGTVQKGVVEVGKEVEAAVDMKLRQRAKVHHTATHLLQTALKKVIGQETSQAGSLVAFDCLRFDFNFHRPLHDSELAEIEVLINGWIEDATLLQTKVMPLADAKSAGAIAMFGEKYGEEVRVVEIPGVSMELCGGTHVNNTSEICGFKIISEQGIASGIRRIEAVAGEAFIENINARDFYLKQLCSTLKANFKSTLSTESLLTNEEAVIDAAASEALALAKAAVKVAKDAALLVKKKPQAEAEYRSHVSSKSDDLFLKWFQHMDVEDGVAGESMGAGAEMMEGVDLSPSEEESDVEPSHEELESLQEQLSNCIAVRSRRQPERKAKRVRAAEKASTNVASFKPGSSSRKKRVSMQEVDYSDPLRYLRTTTTTSRLLTSTEEIKLSEGIQDLLKLERIQEDLVERCGGQPTFAQWAAVAGVDQKTLRKRLSHGRFCKDKMIKSNIRLVISIAKNYQGSGMNLQDLVQEGCRGLVKGAEKFDGTKGFKFSTYAHWWIKQAVRKSLSDQSRTIRLPFHMVEATYRVKEARKQLYSENGRQPDDEEVAEAAGLSMKRLTAVLLTPKAPRSLEQKIGINQNLKPSEIISDPDAETTEEQLLKQFMKKDLQEALDSLTLRERQVVRWRFGMDDGRTKTLQQIGEMMGVSRERIRQIESSAFKKLKNKKRTKHFQQYLVP encoded by the exons ATGGGCATTCCCATGGAAGGGTTGGCGTTTCTTCCATTTGCACACTCACAACTCCTCCTCCCGCTTCCAAAGCTTGCCGCCATTTCCAGtcctaacaatattaataataccaATG GATTTGTGTTCCTCAGACCGCACCGTCGACGCTGCTTTCGTTTTCGCACTTCATTGTTTTCCAAGGCACAGGTCCTTCCTCTTCCCCAACACCAACAGCAACGGCAACAAGTCACAGTGAATCGCAATTGTGTGAGTGGGGATTCCATACGTCAGagatttcttcatttttatgCTTCCCGCGGTCACAACCTCCTTCCCAGTGCTTCTCTCGTCCCCGATGATCCCACTGTTCTACTCACCATCGCAGGGATGCTCCAATTCAAGCCCATCTTCCTCGGCAAG GTTCCAAGACAAGTACCTTGTGCTGCTACTGCACAGAGATGCATCCGTACTAATGATATCGACAAAGTTGGCCTAACTTCCAGACATCATTCCTTCTTTGAAATGCTTGGAAACTTCAGCTTTGGTGATTACTTCAAAAAACAAGCTATTCTATGGGCGTGGGAGCTTTCCACCTCAGA GTTTGGTTTGCCACCGGACCGATTGTGGGTTAGTGTttatgaagatgatgatgaagctTTTCAGCTATGGTCTGATGAG ATTGGTGTCCCAGTTGAACGTATAAAAAGGTTGGGAGAAGAAGACAACTTCTGGACCAGTGGAGTGACAGGTCCCTGTGGCCCTTGCTCagaaatttattatgattttcaTCCCGAGAGGGGATATGTAGATGCT CAGGATCTCAATGATGATACAAGGTTTATAGAGTTCTACAACTTAGTCTTCATGCAATACAACAAAAAGGATGATGGTTCTCTTGAACCTCTAAAACAGAAGAACATAGACACTGGCCTTGGACTGGAGCGTATGGCTCGTATTCTACAACAG GTTCCAAACAATTATGAAACTGACTTGATTTTCCCCATCATAGAGGAGGCCTCTAAGTTAGCAAATGTTTCTTATGGTATTGCTGATGATCAGACAAAGAGGAATCTCAAA ATTATAGGAGATCACATGCGTGCAATTGTATTTCTCATCTCTGATGGAATTGTCCCATCAAATGTTGGGAGAGGTTATGTGGTTCGACGGCTTATTAGAAGGGTTGCTCGTACAGGCAGGTTGCTTGGTATAAAGGGTGATAGTAGGGGAGACCTTGAAGGAGCGTTTTTACCAATTATTGCTGAGAAGGTTGTGGAATTAAGTACCCACAGTGAGGCTGATGTGAAGAACAAAGCGCCTCGTATCTTTGAGGAGCTGAAGAGAGAAGAGCTTCGGTTTGTGCAGACACTGGAGAGAGGAGAAAAGTTGCTTGAGGAGAAACTTTCTGATGCCTTATCAAGTGCAGAGAGAAATGGAACTGTTCCTTGCATGGCTGGCGAAGATGTGTTTCTATTGTATGATACTTATGGATATCCAAtggaaataacaaaagaagtGGCTGAAGAACATGGTGTGAGTATCGATATGGATGGTTTTGATATTGAGATGGAGAAGCAAAGGCGTCAATCTCAAGCTGCACATAATACTGTCAAGCTTACCATTGAAAATGGGGAAAATATTGCAGAGAATGTACCTGACACTGAATTTATTGGATATGACAGACTTCATTGTAAAGCAATGATAGAAAGCCTCATGGTGAATGGAAATCCAGCTGTCCAGGTCAGTGAAGGGAGTAATGTGGAAGTTTTACTGAATAAGACTCCATTTTATGCTGAATCAGGGGGTCAAATTGGCGATCATGGTTTTCTATATATTTCAGAGGGTGATGATCAACCAAAAGCTGTTGTGGAGATAATAGATGTTCAGAAATCATTAGGCAACATATTTGTGCATAAGGGTACAGTCCAAAAGGGTGTTGTAGAGGTTGGCAAAGAAGTGGAAGCAGCAGTTGATATGAAGCTGAGACAGCGAGCTAAG GTCCATCATACTGCTACTCATTTACTACAAACTGCCcttaaaaaagttattggtcAGGAGACCTCACAAGCTGGTTCACTGGTGGCATTTGATTGTCTCAGGTTTGATTTCAACTTCCACCGACCACTTCATGATTCTGAACTTGCTGAAATTGAAGTGCTAATTAATGGATGGATTGAAGATGCAACACTACTTCAAACCAAAGTGATGCCTCTCGCTGATGCAAAAAGTGCTGGGGCTATTGCAATGTTTGGAGAAAAATATGGAGAAGAG GTACGTGTCGTAGAGATTCCTGGTGTATCAATGGAACTATGTGGTGGGACTCACGTCAATAATACTTCTGAAATTTGcggttttaaaataatatcagaACAGGGTATTGCATCTGGAATCAGGCGTATTGAAGCTGTAGCTGGTGAAGCCTTCATTGAAAATATCAATGCCCGAGACTTTTATCTAAAGCAGCTATGTTCCACTCTCAAA GCAAACTTTAAATCAACCTTATCTACGGAATCGCTTCTTACTAATGAGGAGGCTGTAATAGATGCTGCTGCATCTGAAGCCCTTGCTCTTGCTAAAGCAGCTGTGAAGGTTGCAAAGGATGCAGCTTTACTAGTAAAAAAGAAGCCCCAAGCAGAAGCAGAGTATAGATCCCATGTTTCTTCAAAATCTGATGATTTATTTCTCAAATGGTTTCAACATATGGATGTGGAAGATGGTGTAGCAGGGGAATCCATGGGTGCTGGAGCAGAAATGATGGAAGGTGTTGACCTAAGCCCCAGTGAAGAGGAATCTGATGTAGAACCTTCCCATGAGGAACTTGAGAGCCTGCAGGAACAACTTTCCAACTGTATAGCTGTAAGATCTAGGCGCCAACCAGAAAGAAAAGCTAAAAGAGTCAGAGCAGCAGAGAAGGCTTCCACAAATGTTGCATCTTTTAAGCCTGGCTCCTCCAGCAGAAAAAAGCGTGTTTCCATGCAAGAAGTAGATTATTCAGATCCACTTCGTTACTTAAGAACAACAACCACTACTTCTAGGCTTCTCACCTCAACTGAAGAAATCAAGTTGTCAGAAGGAATACAG GACCTTCTAAAGCTTGAAAGAATCCAGGAGGATCTTGTAGAAAGATGTGGTGGTCAGCCCACATTTGCTCAATGGGCTGCGGTGGCAGGGGTAGATCAGAAGACACTTAGGAAACGTTTAAGTCATGGTAGATTTTGCAAAGACAAAATGATTAAAAGCAATATAAGACTTGTCATATCAATTGCAAAGAATTATCAGGGATCTGGGATGAATCTGCAAGATCTTGTCCAG GAAGGATGTCGAGGCCTTGTAAAAGGTGCTGAAAAGTTTGATGGTACCAAGGGTTTCAAATTCTCCACCTATGCTCATTGGTGGATTAAACAGGCTGTTCGGAAATCACTTTCTGATCAGTCAAGAACTATTCGCTTGCCA TTCCACATGGTGGAGGCGACTTACAGAGTGAAGGAGGCAAGAAAACAATTGTACAGTGAAAATGGAAGACAGCCTGATGATGAAGAAGTTGCTGAAGCAGCTGGGTTGTCTATGAAGAGGCTTACTGCTGTACTTTTGACTCCAAAAGCTCCCAGATCTCTGGAACAGAAGATTGGAATCAACCAAAATCTTAAACCTTCA GAAATAATTTCTGATCCTGACGCTGAAACAACTGAAGAACAGCTCCTTAAGCAATTCATGAAGAAGGACCTGCAAGAGGCACTGGACAGTCTTACTTTAAGGGAGAGACAGGTGGTAAGATGGAGATTTGGCATGGATGATGGAAGGACGAAGACCCTACAACAGATAGGGGAGATGATGGGTGTGAGTAGGGAGAGAATTAGGCAAATTGAGTCGAGTGCTTTTAAGAAGCTTAAGAACAAGAAGAGAACCAAACATTTCCAGCAGTATTTGGTTCCATAA